From Diospyros lotus cultivar Yz01 chromosome 4, ASM1463336v1, whole genome shotgun sequence, a single genomic window includes:
- the LOC127800646 gene encoding thioredoxin reductase NTRB-like isoform X1: MRRFPKLGDVLKRVRNLVSIATWTTSAATVTAAAYLASTTSTKVSSSATVMDDAQTLKTRLCIIGSGPAAHTAAIYASRAELKPVLFEGWMANDIAPGGQLTTTSDVENFPGFPDGIFGSVLMDLCKSQSLRFGTEIFTETVTKVDFSTRPFKVFTDSKSVLADSVIVATGAVAKRLNFPGSGEFWNRGISACAVCDGAAPIFRNQPLAVIGGGDSAMEEATFLTKYGSKVYIIHRRDEFRASKIMKNRAMENPKIEVLWNSVAVEAYGKGDKGVLGGLKVKNVATGEVSNLEVSGLFFAIGHEPATKFLGGQLELDSEGYVVTKPGTTHTSVPGVFAAGDVQDKKYRQAVTAAGSGCMAALDAEHYLQEIGLQEGKSD; encoded by the exons ATGCGCCGGTTTCCCAAGCTTGGAGACGTGTTGAAACGAGTTCGGAACTTGGTGAGTATCGCCACTTGGACCACCTCCGCCGCCACCGTCACCGCCGCCGCTTACCTCGCTTCCACCACCTCCACCAAGGTCTCGAGCTCCGCCACCGTCATGGACGATGCGCAGACACTCAAAACCCGCCTCTGCATCATCGGAAGCGGCCCGGCGGCCCACACCGCCGCCATCTATGCCTCCCGCGCCGAGCTGAAGCCCGTGCTCTTCGAGGGATGGATGGCCAACGACATCGCCCCCGGCGGCCAGCTCACCACCACCTCCGACGTCGAGAACTTCCCCGGCTTCCCTGACGGAATCTTCGGCTCGGTCCTCATGGATCTCTGCAAAAGTCAATCCTTGCGTTTTGGTACTGAGATCTTCACCGAGACAGTAACAAAG GTCGATTTCTCCACTAGGCCTTTCAAGGTCTTCACTGATTCCAAGTCCGTCCTGGCCGACTCGGTGATCGTTGCCACCGGCGCGGTCGCCAAGCGCTTGAACTTCCCTGGCTCCGGAGAGTTCTGGAACAGGGGTATTTCGGCTTGTGCGGTCTGCGACGGCGCCGCCCCTATTTTCAGGAACCAACCGCTGGCTGTAATCGGTGGCGGAGACTCGGCAATGGAAGAGGCTACATTTCTGACGAAGTATGGGTCAAAGGTCTATATAATTCACAGGAGGGACGAATTTAGGGCTTCGAAGATAATGAAGAATCGGGCTATGGAAAACCCTAAGATTGAGGTTTTATGGAATTCGGTGGCGGTTGAGGCATATGGAAAAGGTGATAAGGGTGTTTTGGGGGGGCTGAAGGTCAAGAACGTCGCTACGGGAGAGGTTTCCAATTTGGAGGTGTCGGGTTTGTTCTTTGCAATTGGGCATGAACCAGCTACCAAGTTCTTGGGTGGGCAGCTAGAGCTCGATTCTGAGGGTTATGTGGTGACGAAGCCTGGCACGACGCATACCAGTGTGCCTGGTGTTTTTGCGGCAGGAGATGTGCAGGATAAGAAGTACAGGCAGGCTGTTACTGCTGCTGGCTCTG